From a single Couchioplanes caeruleus genomic region:
- a CDS encoding neutral/alkaline ceramidase, whose amino-acid sequence MSARRLLTGLTASLLLLLPAPASVAEAAAPSAGYSVGVGIGDITGEAAEVGMLGYADPAQTTSGIASRQWARAFVVADPAGHHVAFVSTEIDFVTQAVQMEVLKRLRARHGSTYTDQNVVLTATHTHSGPGGFSEYTMWNLTTLGFEAPIFEAIVSGIVRAIDAADARLAPGTVKIAEGTLTGANVNRSLPAFNADPAADRARFPGAVDTRMTVLRFEQGGRPVGLLSFFATHGTSMTPANHLISADNKGYAAHLIEDGVHGVDWAHRGDFVAAFAQTNAGDMSPNLRNGGAQGPTDDEFENTRIIGKLQADKAQQLFDSATEELTGPIDARGRYVDFSAVQVAGAYTPDGQPHRTCPGALGQNFTAGAEDGPGPPIVDEGDLNTNPLLLVAGIVVNPTPAEVRVCQAPKDVFLGSGSQNPPWTPQIMPLQVLRIGQLAVTTAPGEFTIVAGQRVRDAVAVQLPGAVTHQILAGYANAYAGYVATPEEYDLQHYEGAATHFGRYTGPAYQQELAKLAAALRDGQPTPSAVQPPALPQNRISVRPGVVLDTPPLGRSFGSVVTQPAASYARGATVRADFVTGHPNNNLRDEGTFLEVQRQTGGTWTTVSTDAEWQTTYRWKREYLGVSTAQITWTVPADAEPGTYRIVHHGDAKGITGAITPFTGTSRTFTVTP is encoded by the coding sequence TTGTCCGCTCGACGCCTGCTCACGGGCCTGACCGCGAGTCTTCTCCTCCTCCTACCCGCTCCCGCATCCGTCGCGGAAGCCGCCGCGCCGTCCGCCGGATACTCCGTCGGGGTCGGCATCGGCGACATCACCGGCGAGGCCGCCGAGGTGGGCATGCTCGGCTACGCCGATCCCGCCCAGACCACCTCCGGCATCGCTTCGCGGCAATGGGCGCGCGCCTTCGTGGTCGCCGACCCCGCCGGGCACCACGTCGCCTTCGTCAGCACCGAGATCGACTTCGTGACCCAGGCCGTCCAGATGGAGGTGCTCAAGCGCCTGCGGGCCCGGCACGGCAGCACGTACACCGACCAGAACGTCGTGCTCACCGCGACCCACACGCACTCCGGCCCGGGCGGCTTCTCCGAGTACACGATGTGGAACCTCACCACCCTCGGCTTCGAGGCGCCGATCTTCGAGGCGATCGTCTCCGGCATCGTGCGCGCGATCGACGCCGCCGACGCCCGGCTCGCGCCCGGCACGGTCAAGATCGCCGAGGGTACGCTCACCGGCGCGAACGTCAACCGTTCGCTGCCGGCGTTCAACGCCGACCCGGCCGCCGACCGGGCCCGGTTCCCCGGCGCCGTCGACACCCGGATGACCGTGCTCCGCTTCGAGCAGGGCGGCCGGCCCGTCGGGCTGCTCTCGTTCTTCGCCACCCACGGCACCTCCATGACCCCCGCCAACCACCTCATCAGCGCCGACAACAAGGGGTACGCGGCCCACCTCATCGAGGACGGAGTGCACGGCGTCGACTGGGCGCACCGGGGTGACTTCGTGGCGGCCTTCGCGCAGACCAACGCGGGCGACATGTCGCCGAACCTGCGCAACGGCGGCGCCCAGGGCCCGACGGACGACGAGTTCGAGAACACCCGGATCATCGGCAAGCTGCAGGCCGACAAGGCGCAGCAGCTCTTCGACTCCGCGACCGAGGAGCTCACCGGCCCGATCGACGCCCGTGGCCGCTACGTCGACTTCTCCGCCGTCCAGGTCGCGGGGGCGTACACGCCGGACGGGCAGCCGCACCGTACCTGTCCGGGCGCGCTCGGGCAGAACTTCACCGCCGGCGCCGAGGACGGCCCCGGCCCGCCGATCGTCGACGAGGGTGACCTCAACACCAACCCGCTGCTGCTGGTCGCCGGCATCGTGGTCAACCCGACGCCGGCCGAGGTGCGGGTGTGCCAGGCGCCCAAGGACGTCTTCCTCGGCAGCGGCAGCCAGAACCCGCCGTGGACCCCGCAGATCATGCCGCTGCAGGTGCTGCGCATCGGCCAGCTGGCCGTCACCACCGCGCCGGGGGAGTTCACCATCGTGGCCGGCCAGCGGGTGCGCGACGCGGTCGCCGTCCAGCTCCCCGGCGCGGTGACGCACCAGATCCTCGCCGGGTACGCGAACGCCTACGCGGGCTACGTCGCCACCCCCGAGGAGTACGACCTGCAGCACTACGAGGGCGCGGCCACCCACTTCGGCCGCTACACCGGGCCGGCGTACCAGCAGGAGCTGGCGAAGCTCGCGGCGGCGCTGCGCGACGGGCAGCCCACGCCCAGCGCGGTCCAGCCGCCGGCGCTGCCGCAGAACAGGATCAGCGTGCGGCCGGGTGTCGTGCTGGACACGCCGCCGCTGGGCAGGTCCTTCGGCAGCGTGGTCACCCAGCCGGCCGCGTCGTACGCCCGCGGCGCCACCGTCCGGGCCGACTTCGTGACCGGCCACCCCAACAACAACCTGCGCGACGAGGGCACGTTCCTCGAGGTGCAGCGGCAGACCGGCGGCACCTGGACCACCGTCTCGACCGACGCCGAATGGCAGACGACCTACCGCTGGAAGCGCGAGTACCTCGGCGTGTCCACGGCCCAGATCACCTGGACGGTGCCCGCGGACGCGGAGCCCGGCACGTACCGGATCGTGCACCACGGCGACGCCAAGGGCATCACGGGCGCGATCACCCCGTTCACCGGCACCAGCCGGACCTTCACTGTCACTCCATAG